From a region of the Neobacillus niacini genome:
- a CDS encoding YjcZ family sporulation protein → MHYGYAAPCVQTRGCDSFIIIIVLFILLIIIGAFVFCD, encoded by the coding sequence ATGCATTATGGCTATGCGGCTCCTTGTGTTCAAACACGCGGATGCGACAGTTTTATCATTATAATCGTGTTGTTTATTTTATTGATCATTATTGGTGCTTTTGTTTTCTGTGATTAA
- the yidA gene encoding sugar-phosphatase — MYKLVAIDIDGTLMNDRKEITKEVNDAIQAAKAKGVRVVICTGRPIVGVQSIIEELKLNDEDDYVITFNGALVQNTYTKDVESQITLTYENLEEIYELSQKINSPLHFFDTENLYTPNRDISRYTIHEAHINGISLHYRTIEEVPKDMLIPKVMFIDEPDRLNQNMANIPESFWEKYTFVKSTPFFLEILDPRVSKGNAVKQLAEKLSIKQEEVICIGDGENDLSMIEYAGCGVAMANAVSVVKEVAKFHTLSNNENGVAYAIEKLILETK; from the coding sequence TTGTATAAATTAGTCGCAATCGATATTGATGGAACGCTGATGAATGATCGAAAGGAAATTACAAAAGAGGTAAATGACGCCATTCAGGCTGCTAAAGCAAAAGGGGTAAGAGTGGTAATCTGTACGGGGAGACCGATCGTTGGTGTCCAATCAATTATTGAGGAATTGAAATTAAATGATGAGGATGACTATGTAATTACCTTTAATGGTGCCCTTGTGCAAAATACTTACACCAAGGATGTAGAATCCCAAATCACTTTAACCTATGAAAACCTAGAAGAAATATACGAATTAAGTCAAAAGATTAATTCACCGCTCCATTTCTTTGATACAGAAAATCTTTATACACCAAATCGAGACATAAGCCGATACACGATCCATGAAGCTCATATCAATGGAATTTCTCTCCATTATCGGACAATTGAAGAAGTACCGAAGGACATGCTTATACCCAAAGTGATGTTTATTGATGAACCGGACCGTTTGAATCAAAACATGGCAAACATACCTGAATCATTCTGGGAAAAGTATACCTTCGTAAAAAGCACTCCGTTCTTTTTAGAAATCCTTGACCCACGTGTCAGCAAGGGAAATGCAGTCAAACAACTGGCTGAAAAACTTTCAATTAAACAGGAAGAGGTCATCTGCATTGGGGATGGCGAGAATGATCTTAGTATGATTGAGTATGCTGGCTGTGGAGTGGCAATGGCTAATGCAGTATCAGTTGTAAAAGAAGTGGCTAAGTTCCATACATTATCTAATAATGAAAATGGAGTTGCCTATGCGATTGAAAAATTAATATTAGAAACCAAGTAG
- a CDS encoding S-layer protein, producing MGSKLKTFICGSIAAFTLSHGIMTVSAKSTDSHKDAGKWMSGEYHVHTIQSSDASEPFMKLETILNAAFRENINQMPAETVIKVPYGKPFDYIMLADHLRNSPRDPDGNEKPTARWEAIQDQMTKIRSLQAAGKYTGKLIYPGFEWDMMDLDHASVAIIDSKSDAVPIDGIRQFEWLYSYDTSTDRFKSNEADIWGDRPDRDKLKSDKSKTFEAIKWLKDNYPDSYVLPNHPSRHNGGGGEVTIEDLRKMNDIAPEIVFGMEGMPGNHMAASFNRSELSDIYGGVDVMVAQVGGAWDAMLGEGRHFWNFTNSDFHFKVSSNRKYSSGYWPSEYQRNYTWVKGNEFKDVVEGMRSGKSFSVYGDLINALEFNLKGNKKQAEMGEDLQVSKGDQTTITIRFKSPGYNNYAPITAHDISVTNKVQVDHIDLISGEVTGKIDKSQYASNTTNDTTKVVKRFTKKDWGKPDKDGFYTITYKVKADTDRYYRLRGTNLGTDVEGYMSNGEPLKDQSFDYEGTPTPEQNEERFNKINDRNYTSMWFYSNPIFVNVTGSDTHKALKP from the coding sequence ATGGGGAGTAAACTAAAGACTTTTATTTGCGGTTCGATTGCTGCGTTCACTCTGTCACACGGAATCATGACAGTATCAGCAAAGTCTACAGATTCTCACAAGGATGCTGGTAAATGGATGTCTGGCGAGTATCATGTCCATACTATACAGTCGAGTGATGCGTCAGAGCCTTTTATGAAGCTGGAAACTATATTGAATGCGGCCTTCCGTGAGAATATTAACCAAATGCCCGCTGAAACGGTGATAAAAGTACCTTACGGCAAGCCTTTTGACTATATAATGCTGGCCGATCATTTGCGTAATTCTCCTAGAGATCCGGATGGTAATGAAAAACCTACTGCACGTTGGGAAGCCATTCAAGATCAGATGACCAAAATCCGTTCACTACAAGCTGCTGGAAAATACACTGGCAAGTTGATCTATCCTGGTTTTGAGTGGGATATGATGGATTTAGATCACGCATCAGTCGCTATTATTGATTCCAAAAGTGATGCCGTACCAATTGATGGGATTCGTCAGTTTGAATGGTTATACAGCTATGATACAAGTACAGATAGATTTAAATCGAACGAAGCTGATATATGGGGAGACAGACCAGATAGGGATAAGCTAAAATCAGATAAAAGTAAAACCTTTGAAGCAATTAAATGGTTAAAGGACAACTATCCTGATAGTTATGTATTGCCGAATCATCCGTCCAGGCACAATGGGGGCGGCGGAGAAGTTACTATAGAAGATCTTCGTAAGATGAATGACATTGCTCCAGAAATTGTCTTTGGCATGGAAGGAATGCCAGGAAATCACATGGCCGCCAGCTTTAATCGATCTGAGTTGTCTGATATATACGGTGGTGTGGATGTGATGGTGGCTCAGGTAGGAGGTGCATGGGATGCAATGCTTGGAGAAGGGCGACATTTCTGGAATTTTACCAATTCGGATTTCCACTTCAAAGTAAGTAGCAATCGAAAATACTCAAGCGGTTACTGGCCTAGCGAATATCAAAGAAACTATACTTGGGTCAAGGGCAATGAGTTCAAGGATGTCGTAGAGGGCATGCGTTCAGGTAAATCCTTCAGTGTATATGGCGATCTGATAAATGCACTGGAATTCAATTTGAAAGGAAATAAAAAGCAAGCGGAGATGGGTGAAGATTTGCAAGTGTCTAAGGGCGATCAAACGACTATTACCATTCGCTTTAAAAGTCCAGGGTACAATAACTACGCACCAATTACCGCTCATGACATTTCCGTTACGAACAAGGTCCAGGTTGATCATATAGATTTAATTTCTGGTGAGGTAACTGGCAAGATCGACAAGAGCCAATATGCCAGCAATACGACGAACGATACGACTAAAGTTGTCAAGCGCTTTACGAAGAAAGACTGGGGAAAACCGGATAAAGATGGCTTTTATACCATCACTTACAAAGTAAAGGCTGATACGGACAGATATTATCGCCTGCGAGGTACTAACCTTGGTACTGATGTGGAAGGTTATATGAGTAATGGTGAGCCCCTGAAGGATCAATCTTTTGACTATGAAGGGACTCCTACACCGGAGCAAAATGAAGAGCGTTTCAACAAAATTAATGACCGGAATTACACCAGCATGTGGTTTTATTCCAATCCGATCTTTGTAAATGTTACTGGGTCAGACACCCATAAAGCTTTAAAACCGTAA
- a CDS encoding sulfite exporter TauE/SafE family protein — translation MNKLIIFSVIGFLAQLVDGSLGMGFGATSSSLLLMFGIAPAAASASIHMAEIATTAASGASHLWFKNVDKRILWRLTIPGAISAFIGAAFLSSLPGDKLKPFISVFLIVLGLYILIRFLFFNHSSKNQGSPISSKFLTPLGMVGGFFDAVGGGGWGPITAPVLIAKNGISPKKVIGTVDTSEFAIAVSATLGFILFLGVDQYQWQWVIAFMIGGVIAAPIAAWLVRIVPSYLLGVLVGGFIILTNSMTIIKTVGLPVSLATLAYVLIIGLWAVAIFYQLKNRKRFVAVH, via the coding sequence ATGAATAAATTAATTATTTTTTCTGTAATTGGGTTTTTGGCCCAACTAGTTGATGGGTCTTTGGGAATGGGATTTGGTGCCACATCCTCCTCATTACTTTTAATGTTCGGGATAGCACCAGCAGCTGCTTCTGCTTCGATTCATATGGCTGAAATTGCAACCACTGCAGCATCTGGTGCTTCACATCTATGGTTTAAAAATGTTGATAAAAGAATTCTATGGAGACTAACCATCCCTGGTGCAATTAGTGCATTTATAGGGGCAGCTTTTCTAAGCAGTCTGCCTGGGGATAAGCTCAAACCGTTTATCTCCGTATTTTTAATCGTTTTAGGATTGTACATTCTAATCCGATTTCTATTTTTCAATCATTCTTCTAAGAATCAAGGTTCACCCATTTCAAGTAAATTCTTAACACCACTTGGTATGGTTGGCGGCTTCTTTGATGCCGTTGGCGGCGGAGGATGGGGACCTATCACCGCTCCCGTACTAATTGCAAAAAATGGGATTTCCCCTAAAAAAGTCATTGGCACAGTAGATACAAGTGAATTTGCCATTGCCGTATCAGCAACTTTAGGCTTCATCTTGTTCCTAGGGGTGGATCAGTACCAATGGCAATGGGTCATCGCGTTTATGATTGGCGGAGTGATTGCGGCACCTATAGCCGCTTGGCTTGTAAGAATCGTTCCTTCGTATCTGTTAGGAGTGTTAGTGGGCGGATTTATTATCCTTACCAACTCAATGACCATCATTAAAACTGTTGGATTACCAGTTTCTTTAGCGACGCTGGCTTACGTTCTCATTATCGGATTATGGGCAGTTGCTATTTTCTATCAATTAAAGAATCGAAAACGTTTTGTGGCAGTTCATTAA
- a CDS encoding substrate-binding domain-containing protein, with protein MKGLKKLLVFMLSLVTMFGLVACNSETGGSEGGKEDDTLKIGISLPSATHGWMGALIDSAEKQAKALKESDGIEYVMTNAADPNKQANDVDDLIAQDVDVIVMLPIESAALSPVGQKIKDAGIPLVIVDRELENDAATVVVKGDNEGIGVNAGKYFVEKLNGKGKVVEITGPPSSVTEQRGAGFKEAMENSDIEIIASQSGDFSTEKSLEVMQNILQAHPEIDAVFTQDDGMALGVLQAIKEAGRKDIQFVTGAGGGKAVFEDMKKDGLITATFLYSPTMVEDAVKIAADIAKGNKPAESMVVKEATQVTKDNVDEFYDPESKF; from the coding sequence GTGAAGGGTTTGAAGAAATTATTAGTATTCATGTTGTCTTTGGTAACAATGTTTGGTTTGGTAGCTTGTAACAGCGAAACAGGAGGTTCCGAGGGTGGTAAAGAGGATGACACATTAAAAATCGGAATTTCTTTACCATCTGCCACACATGGTTGGATGGGAGCATTAATTGATAGTGCTGAAAAGCAAGCAAAGGCACTGAAAGAAAGTGACGGCATTGAGTATGTGATGACAAATGCGGCTGATCCAAATAAACAAGCAAATGACGTGGATGATTTAATCGCTCAAGATGTGGATGTTATCGTCATGCTTCCAATTGAGTCTGCAGCACTTTCTCCAGTAGGGCAAAAAATTAAAGATGCAGGGATTCCTTTAGTCATTGTTGACCGTGAGCTTGAAAATGATGCAGCCACTGTGGTTGTAAAAGGGGACAACGAAGGAATCGGTGTAAATGCTGGTAAATACTTTGTAGAAAAGTTAAATGGTAAAGGAAAAGTCGTTGAAATCACTGGTCCACCAAGTTCCGTTACTGAACAACGTGGAGCGGGCTTTAAAGAAGCAATGGAAAACTCCGATATTGAGATTATCGCTTCACAAAGTGGTGATTTTTCAACGGAAAAATCATTAGAAGTTATGCAAAATATCCTGCAAGCGCACCCTGAAATTGACGCGGTGTTCACACAGGATGATGGAATGGCTCTTGGTGTACTCCAAGCGATTAAAGAAGCTGGACGTAAGGATATTCAATTCGTCACAGGTGCTGGCGGAGGTAAGGCTGTATTTGAAGACATGAAAAAAGATGGCTTAATTACAGCAACATTCTTATACTCTCCAACAATGGTTGAGGACGCGGTTAAAATCGCAGCAGACATTGCGAAAGGGAATAAACCAGCAGAATCAATGGTCGTAAAAGAAGCTACTCAAGTGACAAAAGATAACGTGGATGAGTTCTATGATCCAGAATCAAAATTCTAA